DNA from Vitis vinifera cultivar Pinot Noir 40024 chromosome 19, ASM3070453v1:
TATATcacaatttcagaatttttcaataattctaataattcctaatatttgaaaataactaatttttcacaataaaattaccgcaaatattccaatcaattttcaaaaatttataattcacTAGATTTGAAATCTTGCCCTAATTCCGGAATTTTCCTACATTTCTAACAATTTTTAAcaacctaaaataattatttatcaattacaaagaattccggaaattacaaaaaattccaaaaaaattccaaataatcCAGAAAAATTCATACAACACCCATATTTCCTACTTAACTCATAATgacaatatttacaatttttttttcaaaggaaaaacacattaaatttaagttttagggttagggtcccCTACCACAAATCTGAGAATTTGGCCGTTAAAAACGAAATCAGCCACCGTAGACTTGTTCCTCTAGTCGAATAGAGTATTTCCTCCGAATTTGGGCCGAAATGGAGATCGTTTGGTCGTCCAAACGACCGGTCAAAGATCCGGCAAGTGCCCTAATTCCACAGCCGCTGCTCCTTTCTTCTCCCCGCATTCTGCCCTTTTCAAAAActcctccttttcctttttttttttttttttttttaacagcccacttcacatggcttttaaaagccaccagccacttaagcccatatccaagcccaactcaattattattattattattttttcttttacaacccaTTACCTTAACAACCCATATTCAAAGCccattgaatatatttattttcttttcttttgtttattctaattgttttatttgatttctaattcattttttttaacacataaatttatttattaacaccaattaaaaactaattttctcaatattattattcatcaatttaatttaatttttcttaattaattctaattaattttttttaattaattcattttttttccggaaaatttcaatttctaaaatcctaataaattttctaccctaaggctgacatgacataaaatttcaactcgtttaattgaccgacacaataaaacgaaattcacccatccgaaattgacacgtgttctccaacacttttcttttttatttttcaaccatcacacaaaataagacttttcaaactaaaattgctaacgtggcataaaatacccggtcattaTAGTTACTCCTAccaaaaatctatatatgaacCAAGAAGGTGTTGTCCCTCATCCTTGAAGCAATTCTCAGACAGCAGATGGAAAGAGGTTTGAGATTTTCTTCCACATCTTCAACCTTTCTCTGTACAAAGACATGAACGaacatcaaaaaacaaataagaatgTTACTGGGTATAGAAATTGTCATTAAACAAATTATCTTATTCTTGAAGAACCCCAAAATTGAGACCATACAGTATTCAAAGATTTTGGTTCCTTCCCTTTCCTACATTTCTTCACCAAACAAACATAATGACCAGCCGGGTTTAAGCATTGACATGAAGATATCATTGTAATTCATACCAAGAATCCAAGAAATGCGTGCATTCAGCGTAAGTaagattatgaaaaaaagaaaagaaaaaacaaggaatTGAAATTGTTCTTCTTATTGGCGTACGCTTTACGATTGCATGGACGTGAAGAGGTTGAAGTCGGAAATTGCGAAACTCCAACTGGTTTTCATTGGCCATGCATTCATCTACTACCACGTCGAAGTGTTCGTGGAGATCTTCATCTTGCTCTTCCCGTGGCAGTGGTGATGGGTGCACAGGATGGAAATCCGTCTTCTTGGTGAACTTGGTGTGTTTGGTTCTCGAGAAAAATTACAGTACAAAATCACTTTTGATTAGTGATTACAacaccatctctctctctctaactaGTTATAATATGGTTGTTGGGGGGTTTGgcagttatatatatatatgggtatAGTGGGCAGGAAATTCAGACCCTGAGTTTGGCTTCTCTGTCGTGAGTCTTTTGTCGAAGATTGAAGTGACCAACAAATATTGCCACGtgcacaaattttttaaatcaaaattgtaCATGACAAAGtgtgttaaaaatatataatatgcttcttaggggaaaaaaagaaattacattCATACGGAGTAAAAGGTGATTGAGTAATTTATCAATTGGTTTAGTGGTTTCTCATGTGTGAAGTGATTTAGTGGTTTAGTTTCATTAATGTTAATAACATAACATGTTATcaaaaatgtaaattaaaaaCGTTATAAAATGCTATAAGTGGTGTTATACTTAATTTTAatgtgtttgacagtgatttttgaaagcatttatagtatttctaatactttaaaGCAAGTCCGTTTCATAGTGATTTTATGAtacttttctaatatttttaacaattaaaaaattttatcattcaagtgttaaaaatattataaatattttttaatattaataccaaatgcactattaatatggttctttttcctattttatataGGTAGATAACTATTTGCTACTTTGTATTTAGCCCATACCTCAAGATAGGatgtttcaatattttttgtgaaaatttcacatttgataaaattttaaaaatgtttttaaaaagttgaaaaaccaGTTATAATGctttataaaaaactatttgaTTCTCTCAAAAACACTTTAGTAAGAACATTGTCATTAAAACATTTCGATGTTATAATTTCTTATACAAACCTTCTTATTAttcactaataaaaataattagtttctTTTTGAgtatttaaaatgatatttagaTGCAAAAAAAAAGTCAGCAttcaacataattttttttatagatagtAGTAATGttataataaaccaaaaatttttattaaaaaatatatatatatatatatatatatatatatatatatatatatatatatatatatatatatatatatatatatatatatattgttaaaaaaactaaaaaaaaatatttttatgaaagggaagtgaaagaggaagagaagagTGAGAAGAAAgtggaaagtgaaagaaaaatggagaataaCGGGAAATGAGATTTTAGGaatatatgagttttttttaaagaaacatctctttcaaaatattatcaaatagctatttttcattttaaaaacgcttttaagtttttttaaagattaGGAACACTTTTAAAAGTTACTGTCAAATGGTTTTGCattgagataaataaataataaatttggagATATTTCCTTCCTTTTACTGAGCTTGAGAGTAGGGAGGGCAATGGGGGGCGGGGGGGTTTCAGGTACCTTCCCCTAATGGGAAggggttcaattttaataaacaggtttgggacgggtttagaaatttttttaaaaacccgagACGGGCCTCgccccaattatatataaaattaatttaatttaaattttaaaattaatttaatttaatttttattttagtatttttaatatatagaaaaataataaaatatttttaataaaataagttataaaaatataataatttaattatttataaaatatatttattttaatgtaattaaaaaatttaaaagcaattatttaaaaaaaaattaaattcaaaaacaGTTAAACGGGGTGGGGTGGAGCGGGGCgagtatgagaatttatcgTACTGGCCTCACCCCGTTTAATTTGTTAAATAGGAGGGGGATGGGATTTGTTTTGAATAAACGGGGCAgagttgggatgggggcgacccgtcccgaacccgctccgttgccatccctacttGAGAGACAGGTCCATGGACTTGAGCCCAAAGTACAAACTAGGCAAAGGCCTAGACAGTGCAAAAATATACAGATATGGTCATGGGATTTCTCTTACTTCTTGGGATTGGCAGGGTGGCGATATTGAGAAAGCAACTGATTGGATATTTAGCAATCCCGCTGCTGCTAGTTCATCAGATATGGATGCTACAACAAGTAGTACTCCTACTGCCGATGCTGGATTGCCTGATGGAGGAAGTTAGTTTCTTATATACCCTTCtgttatttgttttgttttatacaTTTACATTCTTTTGATGATTACCACTACATGATAATGCAGCTGCATGTAGCTTCTATCTATTCGGATTTCCTTGACAAGGTTGGGTATTCTATTAAGCCCCCAAGGATATGGGATATTTACATTTCTTTGAGAGACTCAACAGTTGAATGACATGAAATATTCGACATTTTCAAGATGCTGTGAATTTCTGGAATCTCAGTGGTACTTGCTCATGGTTGTTGCTTGTAGAATGACTGAAGACAGCACTGGCCGGGTGGTGTGATAAAACTTTTTCCCCTTTGCTTTGCAGTACTTGTGAGTTTCTCCAAATGTGGTGCTCTGGAAATATACAGTCATGTTTTTCTTTGGCTTATGACAATTTCtgaattcttttttaattacctCGTGGGAATAACAACTTAAAAAGAGCCGGAATGCTattcatgaaaatttttctaCCTGTAACTTGTTTCTGTCTGACCCCAGATTTGACCAATTTTTTGTAGGTTTATCAATTGAAAGAGTATATTGTATAGTGGGACCAAATATTGCATAAATGTTGACAACCAGTGTCCTGGTTGGTGTCTAGGTAAATCCATGAACTCAATTGGATTATTCCTATTCTTAATAAGCTCCTGAACCGTGAATTGTCTTATGACTCATCAATCAgatagatttattttttgaaagaactGTTCAAAGAACAAGTGATCCCTTCTCTTGCTACCAGTTGATCCACCCCCTCTTTGGCCAAGTTTGTTTGATTCAAGAGGGAAGGTCCCATTGAGTTCATAATaattataagattttatttGGATAAATGCCAGACAAAACGGATCTCCTTTTACGATGTTTAGAAAAactccatttaattttttttctgatgatgtttttgaaaaacgaACTTGATTGAATGATTCAGAACAACTGCTCCTTGATAGTATCTATATATCGATCCTTTCAAAGTTAGAAGAAAGAAGGAATCACTCGATTTTCTGGATGACAcagtataatatatatatttccctaGATCAGATATCATACACATCCTTTCTATACTAATAGATTCTTACTCTATTTATTTTAGTATCTAATcaaagttgaatttttttttttttataacttcatTGAGGCAGTATCTAGGTTTCAAAATCAACCGGGACTAGAATGTGCTATATGTGTTGAAAATTACTTTCCTTAGGTGACAAAATTTTCATAGTATTTTGAATCTAAAATATGAACATTAGGCCACTTATTTGTTTGGGTGCATAGAAAACTGGGAAGAAAGGAGGacagagaaacaaaaaaatgaaatgaactaAGAAGTCATTATGAGCTTAAGTGGTTTTCAGTTGATTTTGGTGAGTAGCAAGCAGTCTATTGCGTGCAGCAATTGCACttgttttttttgggggggtCCGCCGGCAAAGCACTCGCAGGATAAGGCCTGAGCTCCCAATTCCTTTGAGTGGGATTTTGCCTATTTTCTGGTTCATTGGTTATACCTCCCGCGCTTGTTGAGGTCTGTGTGACTGAGCTTGATGGTTCTTGACTCCCTCCCTTTGTCCCTGAGCCTGCTGGTTCTTGCCTCCCTTCCTTTGTCCCTGAGTTTGGTGGTTCTTGACTCCCTCCCTTTGTCCTTGAGCCTGATGCTCCTGGACTCTCTCTCCATGTCCTTAAGCTTGATTCTTCCCTCCTGTTTGGTGTAGTTGATTTGGGTGGATAATATGGTGGTGGCTTTCCCCTACCAGTGTATGGTGTAGGTACAGGTGCAGTTGGTTTTGGTGGATAATTTGGTGGATGATATGGTGCTGGCTTTATACCAGTGTATGGTGTAGGTACAGGTTTAGACGTACCAGTAATACGATAAGGTGGAGATGTAGGCGGACGACGAGGATGAATAATTGAAGTTGTCGGCGGCGCTGACAAAGCACCCGCAGGATACGGCTTAAGCTCCCAATTCCTTTGAGtgggattttttctattttctgatTCACTGGTTCTCCCTCCCTTTGTCCCTGAGCTTGATGCTTCCCCCCTGTTTGGTGCAGTTGATTTTGGTGGAGAACATGGTGGTGGTGCATCAGGAGTATCGGATTGTCTAGGCGGAAGACCAAGTGGTGAGGGACCAGGACGACCTCGTCTAAGTGGAAAACGAAGTGGACGACCATGTGGTCTAAGTAGTAAACTAGCAGGTGTTGCTGCACTACGACGAGGAGGTGATCTAGGCAGAGGGCCAGATGATGGTGCACCAGGAGTACGAGGTGGGCTAGGAGGAAGACCAGGTGGTGGTGCGCTTCCAGGGGAACTAGCTGGTGGTTCACTGCCAGGAGGACCGGTTGGTGGTGGCGCACCGGGACTACCAGGTGGTGGTGCTGCCCTGCCAGGAGGATCAGTTGGTGGTGCACTTCCAGGAGGACTTGGTGATGGCTCACTGCCAGGAGGACCGGTTGGTGGTGGCGCACCGGTACTGCCAGGTGGTGGTACTGCGCTGCCAGGAGGATCAGTTGGTGGTGCACTTCCAGGAGGACTTGGTGATGGCTCACTGCCAGGAGGACCACTTGGTGGTGGCGCATCAGGACTACCGAGTGGTGGTGCGCTTCCAAGGGAACTAGGTGGTGCTGCGCAGCTGGCAGGAGGATCAGTTGGTGGTGGTGCGCTTCCAGGATGACAAGGTGATGGTGCGCTGCCAGGAGGACTAGTTGTCGGCGAGCGACCAGGACTACCAGGTGA
Protein-coding regions in this window:
- the LOC104877565 gene encoding uncharacterized protein LOC104877565, with protein sequence MKRKLDDIVNKNLKPFAICCLKNIASRMRNTTSLMEPKVGTCIRQKWPVQDNLSVADMKLIMFKPALLLGAQTNISQLLQLPPGSFHQQPNGHQCLMSSDAPRPGASPGSPGRSPTTSPPGSAPSPCHPGSAPPPTDPPASCAAPPSSLGSAPPLGSPDAPPPSGPPGSEPSPSPPGSAPPTDPPGSAVPPPGSTGAPPPTGPPGSEPSPSPPGSAPPTDPPGRAAPPPGSPGAPPPTGPPGSEPPASSPGSAPPPGLPPSPPRTPGAPSSGPLPRSPPRRSAATPASLLLRPHGRPLRFPLRRGRPGPSPLGLPPRQSDTPDAPPPCSPPKSTAPNRGEASSSGTKGGRTSESENRKNPTQRNWELKPYPAGALSAPPTTSIIHPRRPPTSPPYRITGTSKPVPTPYTGIKPAPYHPPNYPPKPTAPVPTPYTGRGKPPPYYPPKSTTPNRREESSLRTWRESPGASGSRTKGGSQEPPNSGTKEGRQEPAGSGTKGGSQEPSSSVTQTSTSAGGITNEPENRQNPTQRNWELRPYPASALPADPPKKNKCNCCTQ